Proteins from a genomic interval of Scomber scombrus chromosome 11, fScoSco1.1, whole genome shotgun sequence:
- the LOC133990514 gene encoding retinol-binding protein 2-like isoform X1, with protein MPVDFNGKWILETNNKFEEYLKALNIDFATRKIAISLSQTKVIVQDGEKFNFKTLSTFRNYELSFTVGEEFDEHTKGLDSRNIKCLVIWEGDKLVCTQKGEKANRTWKHWIEGDKLYLELTCEDVVCLQVFKKQE; from the exons ATGCCTGTAGACTTCAATGGGAAATGGATACTGGAAACCAATAACAAATTTGAGGAATATTTGAAAGCACTGA ATATTGACTTTGCAACACGGAAAATAGCAATCTCCCTTTCTCAGACCAAAGTGATTGTCCAAGATGGAGAGAAATTCAACTTTAAAACACTGAGCACCTTCAGGAACTATGAGCTCTCCTTCACTgtaggagaggagtttgatgaGCACACCAAAGGACTAGACAGCAGAAACATCAAG TGTCTGGTGATCTGGGAGGGGGACAAACTGGTGTGCACCCAGAAAGGAGAGAAGGCCAACCGTACCTGGAAGCACTGGATTGAAGGGGACAAACTCTATCTG GAGCTGACATGTGAAGATGTGGTTTGTCTTCAGGTGTtcaaaaaacaagaataa